gccgagacaaaacttagtctttccaagatctttcaactcaaactcttcttttagagtttttataattgttggaatctcttcaagagttccaatgatatttaaatcatcaacatacacagcaattataatgaacccagatgcagatttctttataaaaacgtatggacagatatcatcattcttgaatccatttttggctagatactcagtaagatgattataccacattcatctagattgcttcagaccatataaagatcttcgcaatttgactgagtataaccgttgcgaatattcattagatggtttagatatctttaatccttcagggactttcatatagatatcccgatctaatgagccatataaataggctgttaccacatccattaaatacatatgcagtttatgatatgcagataaactaaccaaataacgcaatgttatcgcatccacaacaagggaatacgtttcttcataatctataccgggcctttgtgaaaaaccttgtgccacaagtcgggctttgtagcgcacaacttcatttttcttattttgttttctcacaaatacccaccggtatccaataggttttacatcttctggtgtacggactacaggtccaaagacttcatgttttgcaagtgagtctaacttaaccttcatggcttcttttcattttggctaatcattcctttgtcgacattcttcgactgatcttggctcaagatccttactttcatgcatgatatctaatgccacattatatgcaaatatttcattgacaattgtcttatttcggtcctatTTTTctcttgtaaagacataatttatcgagatctcgtcattttcacaattttcaggtacctgaacgtcttctggcgttatatcagaattttggacaactacaAGTGTCTTTacaatgtctttttcaacaggaatcatatttacctcttttctctttcgagaatttttgtctttggaaccgacaggcctgccacgcttctggcgtgaatttgcttcagtggctacttgtcctactgggacatcaattcaaattggggcatttttcactggtatataagatttagttatcctctttgtattggaaaatgcatcaggaaattcatttgctattctttgcaaatgtataatcttttgaacttctagttcacattgccctgatcgaggatctaaatgcatcaacgatgatgcattccaattaagttccttttcaggaagcttattctctctcccctaatgttggaaattttgattcatcaaaatgacaatccgcaaaccgggctttaaatacatctccagtttgaatttcaagatacctcactatagagggagaatcatatccaacatatatctccaatttcctttgggtcccattttggtgcgattaggtggtgcaatgggaacatatatcgcacacccaaatattcttaaatggaaaatatttggctgctggccaaaagctaattacataggagagaactgatggtaactcattGGCCTCAAacaaataagtgctgcggcatgtaaaatagcatgcccccaaacagAGATTGGGAGATttattctcataagcaagggtctagtaattaattggaggcgcctaataagtgattctgctaacccattttgtgtgtgaacataagctattggatgttcaacacttattccattagccatacaataagcgtcaaatgcttgggaagtaaattcatcagcattatcaagacgaattgctttgattggattttttgaaaattgtgcttttaatcaaataatttgagccagtaatctcgcaaacgccaggttgcaagaagataataagcacacatgtgaccatctcgaagatgcgtctattaggaccataaaatatctaaaagatccacatggtggatgaataggtccacatatatcaccttgaatcctttctaggaattcaggggactcaaatccaatctttactggtgatggccttaaaattaacttcccttgagaacatgcagcacaacaaaattcactagatttaagaatcttatggttctttagtgaatgtccatgagagttttcaataattcttctcatcatggttgttcccggatgacccaatctatcatgccaagttatgaattcatttgggctagtaaacttctggtttacaatggcatgtgattcaattgcactaatattggtataatataacccagatgaaagtgaaggTAACTTTTCtagtataacctttttatttaaatcatgagttgtgatacataagtactcatgatttttctcattcattgtttcaatatgatatccatttcggcaaaTATCTTTGAAGCTCAACAAGTTccttagagacttggtagataatagtgcattatttattacaaattttattccttcaggaaacaaaattatagctcttccggagccttctatcacattacccgagccaataatagtattaacatactcttcttttggcacaagataggtaaaatatatatatcacttttaagaatagtgtgtgaatttgcactatccgcaaggcaaatatcttcagaatatgtccttgccatttttcttcaaaaataaataataataataataataataataataataataataataataataataataataataataataataataataataataataataaaatgagcaaaagtacatgcacagtaaaaattattcacatgaatacttaacaaacacacatattaaactattccatcattgatcaaatggccaatattttcttcaagatcctcaaagaaattagatatATCATAATGTGCGgtgaaattttcataatttaaaacaaaatttgtttccttttctttgtcatcTTTTTTCAAGGATGCTTAATAAAGATCAACAAAGTGCCTTGGGATATAACAAATaagtgaccaatggccctttccaccacaacggaagcatttatcctcaattgatttactttgcccagtgtttctttctttatcctacttctggtgagatcctttcttatgaacataatttcttttccttctataatttttcttgttatcaaaatcttgccatttacctcttcaggggttataatttgccgcatttgcttcaggaaatggggcggcgccagctgggtgcgcttcatgatttctcaaAAGTAACTCATGGTTGCGTTTAGCaacaaaaaggcaaaaaaaattaactcggaatatttttaaattctttttctcgatactgctgctgcaggagcacattcgaggtatggaaggtcgagaaaattttctctaacatatcggatTTGAGAAAGTATCACCGTTTTTTGATGATTATACATTtgttcaaggtctttccacagatctgcatgatcttttaatgtgggatattatttttcaatcatacgtcaatatgacgacgaaggaaaatcatggctttggctttatccttttgggatgtaatattttcagcattaatggtatctccaagatccattgaatcaagatggatttcagcatccagtatccatgataaataattattttcagatatatcaaaagcattatattcaagatgaaagagattcgacataataaaaatttattacctgaagtcttcctaaaatatcgttagagcttcgtgctgataacgtgttatgAAATAACTAAATAAGTAGATAAGGAAGTGGTAACAACTaacaagtataaaaatataaagagagaaagaagtattgcaacataaaagagagaaaattgtTTATTGCTTTATTCATTTTGTATCGTACTTAAGGCTTCATAGCCTTATTTATAATTGTACAAGATTAGCTTTTTCAAACTTTGGAAAGGATGGCACCGTCTACATTAAAGGTTTATATTATCCAAGCATCTTTTAATTGGATAAAGGGTTTGTGGTCATCGATACTGTAACAAGTCTGACCTGTATTTTTTGGTGAATTTGGCAAATCCATCCGTTTTGCCATTGGATCTTCTGCCAACTTAATGCAACGCTTCCATTTGTTTGATATGTCTATCATGTATCTCATACGGAACGGACACCTTACGGAATTAGCTTACTTTTTCCGTGTTTCATAAAATAATACTGACTTGCTAGTTACCTGCTCATAACTTCCGTGTTTCTCTGTTCTCTGTCTCTTTCTCATTTTTGTATTGTCGCTTGAAACTGGCTCAACCATAAGGATACGTTTCTTTTATTATTGAACAGATATGTCTCGGTCGTTCTCTATTACAGAATGACAGATGGATTCTGTTTACCATAATTTATCTGTGCTATTATTGACCGAAACTATTCATTTTTTCTGCGAAATGGACACTTCAAGATTAGCATTATATTTCCGTCTTTTTTATAGATAAATGTTCATGCTTCcgacttaaaagttaaaacacatCCCCGCCTCCCCAAATTGTCTATTTCTTTCTAAAATGTTCATGTTTCCAAACTTCCAACCACAAACCACCAACCCTAAAAAAAGTTATAACAGAATTTAATCGTAATATCAAGGTTTTCATTTCCATATCAAACAATGCACAAAGTAACCATAGAGAAGGAGAAAGTAAGTGGACGAATTATCATTACTCTTTGACTTCATTGAACTCTAGATAGATGATGATAAGACATAAGCCACTATCAAAGTCTAGTTCACCTAGGATGGAGAGCCAAACAATCAAACAAGCATTATTACAAAATATAGCACAGGTgccaaaaatatccaatcaagtACAAGGCTCTCTTTGGTCTAATGTTCACCTATTATTTCCTGTTCATACTAACATTGCCCGCCAATTCCAATTCCAATTAGTCTTCTTGGCCAACCAGAGTTCCCATTATTTCAAAAGCATTAATGGAAGAACAATATGAGAAGTAGGAGATTAagggagagaaaaaaagaaagaaagaaaaaaagacaaACCCAAACCAGACACAGATGACCAGCACCCACTTGTATCCCTAATAACACCTTGACGGAGAGGGtgtgattatttttattcttacagAAAACACCAATTAGCATTCATCTTTGAGGGGGATCAACTGTACGGACACTAGCAATGGACATTCCCTCAATTCGGTCCTTGGTGATTTCCACAAAGTGACCAACTATCTCATGAAATTGCTTTAGCCCTGACAGTGGAAGAATTATTGAGGATCGATCAGAACCTGCAACCTGCAATGTAATAACATGAATTTACAGCAAAATATCGAACATCAAAACAAACTTaacaaaagatttgaaaaagggcAAAAGGATAAGGCAGCACACCTCAGATATTCTTAAAAAATGGCCCCTATTATTGCTCCCAAGATCAAAGAAGAATCTTTTTTGATCAGCCCTGATCACTTTTGAGACCCCCACATTCCCAATTTCTTCTTGCGCAGGCAAATCAACAGACCTATCCAACTCAGAAGTGGTTGGTGGTTGATTACTATGGCCAGCGATAAAGCCGGCACCAACATCATCAGAAAGTCCAACAATACGTTCAGAGGATTCAGAACTTTGCTGTAGCAGAATGCACACCATAACATGAGATAAGAACATATCACTGATTGCATAGGATGTTAATATACAAAGTGTTACCTGATTGGGTAGAATGAAAAGTCTTGATCCTTCGTTGATATCAGCCAAAATGTTCCTAAATGCTGCCCAACCTTCATCTCTGGAACTTCCTGCAGGAACAATGATAGTACTACGGTTTCTACTCACAGAAGCTTCAGACAccttcataaaataaaataaaatgataatccTGAAATCAATTAGACATTTTTATAAGATAGCACATCTACAATATCTACACTATATACATGATTTCCTTAGACACCAGTAACAACTTAAATCTGACGGTTATAGATATGTGATTCTTTGGAGAATATCAGTCTAAAAATAAgcaaactacatctaaatctctTTATACGttacaaatgcaaaataaaaaatctataaaaattCTCATTAAAATATTCAACACTTCGTTATACATATACATGGATTGCCTAACAATCTAACGCCTAATTATGTGTGTGCACAGGCATGGACACTAAAATAACTGATATTTGTAAGCATCCTTAATATTGGTAAGAATCCTAAATATTCTAACCttcattctaataaaaaaaaagaaacgcaAGGATAAAATGTTAATAAGCAATGATCAAGGACAATTATgttaaaacaaaacaaacacaaaAAGTAAATTACCATTTATAACTCATCTCTGGACACTGGGTGTTAAATTAATGGAGAAAAGATGAAATGAAGAATTATTACTGGAGTAATTACTAACTAATACAGGATAAAAATTTCCACTTCAGCTTAAAAAAAAGTGTCACAATTTTGATTGTCTGTAATTCATTGAATCCCAAGTCCTTATGTTCACACTCAGTCTCTGCTTCCTTTGCTCTAATGCAGTTCCAGCCGTTGAATATGATGGAGCTTCCTCTGTCTTAGATGGGGAGAGTAAGTCTTATCTTCAATTAAGACAGAGATCCATGAGTCCCTTGCCATTGTCCCAGTATAAAAAATGAGACCATTGTGAGCTAAACACATATTGAAAGGATCAAGAAGAGAATACAAGATCAAGATGCGGAGAACAAAtggttgaaacttgaaagtgTTTGACAAAACTCTCTTGGAGCAAAGAGGTTGTTATTGCCGTGATAAGTGAGGgtaagggggggggggggggggtgtccAACTGAGGCTCCAAGAATGCAGTAATGGACAGAGGATCTGTAGTTGCAGAAGGAGGCGAAGTTGGTGGCAGAAAAATCAAAAGCAGTTCAGACAGGGTAACACGAGTTCTCTCAAGGGTCAACTTAAAAATTGAAGACAGAGAAAATGAAAAGGGGAAAATTTTTCCCTATTCACGATAAGGGTATCACTTACTCACAGAATGGAGGTTTTCCTAGTTTTAATCACCTTTCTTTCCTAATCAAACCAAAGACAGTTGTTTCTCGTTAAATTTCCTTTTACTCCCTTACTTACCTACCATAGGCAAGAGTAAGGACTATGCAGGGATTCACAAACACTTCCATGAAAATTCATTGGCAAGAGAAGTAAAGCATCCCACAAAGGCGTAAAAATTCTAACAATTAACATACTCCTACTTATCATTTCCCACAAAAACCGCCAGAGTCATAACTACCAAAGCATAAACACCACAGTGGAGGAATACCGACACCTAATTATTGGGATTAATAATTAAATCCAGCTTAAAGATGCTACTGACTTCaattcggaaaaaaaaaaaaatctcttgaTAGATACAAAACATATAGATATGAAGCTGAAGAAGGCAATTAAGTGAGCACCTTTAAGAAACGGCCCCTCCTATTCTCCCCAATGTCGAAGTAGAAAATCTGAAAAACAAAATATCGAGCAATTAAATAATAACAGACTATTAGTACTATAATTAAGTAAATTACGAAGAAAGATATAGAAAGGGTGGTTACCTTAGTATCGAGCTGCAATTCCTTGCTATATAGCTCATGATCTTCAGAATTGACGTAGTAATTGAAGAGATCGAGGAACCAGGAGATGCCAGAGGAGGGGACGATGATGGTGGACCTCGTCGCAGAGGTCTTCTCCGATATCTTGAGATAGCGGCCGCGAGGATTCTCCTTCAGATCGAAGTAGAACAACTTGTGCTCCACCTGCAGAGTCTTGCACATCAGCTCCACGTCGTTTCCTCCACCACCGCCGACACCGCCACCAGCGGCCGCAGCACCGCCACCACCTCCTCCGGAGCTAGCCTCCATGACGCCAAACGGATCTGAACGGGGAATTGGTGGTTAGTTAGTTACTAGCACATGTGTGTGTGGACATGAATGGTTAGGGTTTTGAATTGGGGATGAGAAGAGTAATGGTGATTGCGCGGTGGGTGTCGGGGTGGTTTGGGAGAGTGAGAGACCAGCAAGCTAGAGTTAGTAGTGTTTGGTTGGCGTTAGTGCGTGTGTTGAAGGACGTGTTCCCCGATGTCCTCAACTCGAGAAAACTGAACTAACACCTTCTAAGATCCATCTGATGTGATGTGATCTtttcacccccccccccccccccccccaacaagTCAAGTAGTGCCGTTGTGGCGTTGTGGGAGCTGTCTAGAACTCTAAATTACTCAATATGGAAAATGTAAATTGTTTTTTAGATTAATTAAATAAGGTCGTTTCTCAAGTGCACttcttaattatttgatttgattttatttgggTAGGACAtatttgtgaattttatatgtttatttgaTGGATTTAACTATTTTATGTCTTTAAGATAcgtattaaaattataaattaaaatattttttattaaaaatataaaaaatttaaatttttaatatatttattttatatttaaaacaaATTACTGCTaagaattattaaaaaactttaattaacaaaaaaaataattatatcaaaattattaaaaaaatcaaatagatattatattaaaaaaggactaataaataaaatttgaaataataaaattatcttattattctcttctctttctaaTTCTTATTCCATATTTTTTCTTCCTACATCATTTCTATTGTCATTGTGTTTCCTCTTTCTcaccatatctttttttttttgttttctctttttgtacattGTCTTAGTATTATTGGAGTTTTTCCTCTTTCTcaccatatctttttttttttggttttctctttttgtacacTAATATCTTAGTATTATTGGGGTTCTTTCGATAAGTTCTTCTCCATCTCTGAGTTTTCCATAAATCCACTTTCTCATATGCGCCACacaatttttgtcaaaattactaattttttatttatgttatagaATTTGATAAATTCTGTGTTTTATCATTTATTTGAATTGAATAAAGATACCTAAATTTACTTGTTTGTCTATGATAAATAAAGAGAGATATCACTAAAGACCTATATATATTCCTGTTATGGACAAGAATAATACTcatgattatgagtaaataagaatTTGATGTTACCAATTAATGGACACAACATGCATGCTAATAACATCATAAATTCATAAAACTGTCAAATCATGGCATTTAAAATCATGGCATTTAAAGCATATAATGAAGACAGTAAACACCTAAAAAACTGTTACTCtggaaaaagagaataaaaagaaaaaaggaagctCAAATTTTTTGAACACCTAAGAACTTTACTAACTTAAGTATTGTATTATTTTGTAAGTTATTTTGACATCGCTCAAATTACTGAATTAGAATCTCTAATCTCCTTATCTCACAAACTCGTTGCCTCAACAAAACGTAGGAATATTTAGTGTTGTCTATGGAAATTTTTCATTGTCAGAATCATAGCTGAATAGAAAATTCATTCAGTAATTAACACAATCACTATTCTTAAAGGATCAATATCGTGATAATGGGCATAAAACGGATGTCACCCTGCCTACTAATTAGGAATATCAAATTTCTCCACGGTAATGTTAGGGAGACAAAAAAAACAGtcagaacttgtcttatttaatattcattaattgtcgcaacaattaataaatattaaataaggcaagttatggcAATTTTTAGCTAATTTTCTTTGATTACTAAACATTTTCAATTTCTCCAGAATTCGAGAACCATAAAATACAAAACGATAAAGTTTAGAACACTAGAATTTAAAATATGTTGGATTAGGACACAActacattcataattttataaagtgaataattttttttttaatcaaagataAGAGGACTCAAACCCGCGacctcttagatgagtatgggaagactatgccatttgagttataactcattggcttgTAAAATGAATAGTTAATCACTATTAATTTTGGCTTGTAAAATGAATAGTTAttcactattaattttataacttcCATAAAATATATGCTCAGctgttttaatttaagaatgattaatttcttattttattactttatcgACTTTCTTAAAGAATCTTAATCCCTTCAATTTAATCTTAGAGTGCTTTCTAAATTTCTTATTCTCCTTCCCACAATTCTGCCATTCTTCGGAAAAAGTGAAGATACGATAATGAATGAGGAAGAAATGCTTCTCCCTACTTAAATGCTACATGACTATACAATCATTTCTCTAGTGTCACAGAAGTTTTATACTATGTTTGGATGTTTAATGAAAAAcgagaggaaagaaaatggatgtaaagaaaatgagaggaaaagtAAATTTCTTTGTATATTGTttggataaagaaaaaatgaaaggaaagaaaataagaagaaaaaattcttttatttggatataaaagaagtaaaaaaagaaaaaattatcatAGCGTAAAATTACTCTTACATATATTAATTTCACATAGAAAATGAGTTAGGgattttacttttttgtttttcactcATTTTCTTCTCTATTTCAAACAATGGAAAATGAGCTTTTTcacccattttcttttcttttatttttgttcctttcaaaatcatttaaacCAAACAATGTGTTAATGCTGAATTAAGGATGGAGATGGAGATTTTAACAGCACCCTTATTAGAAAATgtagatattttatttgaataaatattaaaaacattaattatttctaatatgtGCATCCATAGAAATAATTACTTTTCAAATACGAGATTGTTATGCATATTGGATCAAgagcttgcttgaattatattaaactattaaaaaaagttttttaaaaaaatctttgttattttttaacttatttaacaaattttttataataaaaattaaaatattaaaaaataaaaaatatatttcttttaaagttacaattctatcttttttatttattttatttcaaaaaagatatttttatataataaataaataaaaatactttatattattatatctaaaaataattgttaaataaaattttttttatataaaatatttaagtataaaattatttttaattttttaaaaataaattttaaaataatttttttttcaaaaattcacccAAACAAACTATAAGCATTATTTCATTTCAAACAACACTCGTGAAATGGGTTATGtcacttaggtagcgtttgttttgaggtattgaaaCAGAGACTGAAGGAcagagactcagtatcatgtttgttgattcagaaattggtactaaaatttttgtctctatttccaaaatttcagtatttcagtatctccaaaatgtaaggacacaggagactgaaatttttagagatgcagactgaaactttaataacattttatacctaaaataccctcatttcaattaattaattccaattttattctttgtacaagttaaattagagtttcatttttatttcaatttctgtctcccattttgtaccaaacaaaatattgagatttatttcaatctctgtctcttagtctctgtctctcagtatcagtttttctgtctctgtctctctaccaaacgctaAGTACTTGTGAAATAATGGGCCAACTGCCAATCTAATGTTTATGGAGGAAAAATTAGACCAATGTTTATTTAAAAGTAGGTATATTTAATTGAGTTAAATCCTAAAATAGTTCTGAAATTCActaaatacactaatttagtcATTGATTTACCAATTGTACTATTTATGTtcctaaaattgtaaaaaatGCACCTAGTTGGTCGCTCACCTCGTTTTTAGTCATTCAACCTTGTCGCTAGCAACAACTTGAAAAATGAGTACCATGTTGGAGTTTGTCTCTACCACTCTTGGGATCTGATCCCACCGAAACTTGCCTCCACCTTCAGCATCTCCCCGGAGCCCTTCCAACCTTTTTTCGATGTCAATCGCGCTTCGCAAGACACCATCTCACCATATGTTCAATTCGCGGCAGTGCCTCCTAGGCCTTCTCCTCCAGCAATTTCCCACTCGACAACCGCACCACCATGCTTGATACCGACGCCAAGGCGTTTGCCGATGAGGAATTAGACCTAATCAAGATGGCTTTGGCTTGACTCTAAGAAGCTCCAGAAGATTGACAACGCCGCCGAAAAGGCCAATTCAGTAGCTCCAATGACCAAGAGGGGAGATTGGAAGAAGAAATAGCCCATATAATGTTATTGTAGACAAAGATGCTGGAGCACTGCATGTGGGTGTTAGAAAATACAAAGTAGGCATAAGAGAAAAAATAAGTGACGTGGAAGCGTATATGAATCGCGAGAAGAGTATGTCATCTTCAACAAGACCTGCGGTAAGCATGAAAGCCTGCATTTGGCGAAGATAGCTCTTATTTGAGCAACGGCCAAGCAACTCTCTTGCCTGCTCTGCTCTTGCACCTCCCTAACTCAATTGCCTTAAATTACACGATGCCAATCATTGATCAATTCGTATTGATcgcaacaaacaaagaaaataactaGCAACCTTATGCAAATTAATAGGTAGTGCTACTACCTATTCCTAGAATACTTGGTACATTAAAAATTCGCATAAAAGAGAGGGGGTTGAGTTACCAGAAATCAAAAGAGGAGACACTAGGTTCAGATAGAATGCGAATAGGTTTGGAGTTTTTATTGGGGAGCGTGATACTGTGACTCAAGTTTGGTGATTCACTGGTCGACATCTTGCAGATGAACCCTTCTTCCTCCAAATACTACTATTATGAGCGTCAAGCAGACTGAACTTCTTCTTCAACATGACAGAGGCACTGCCAATAGTCACGACTATTGAAGAACTAGCTCAAGCTTCCCCTACGAGGCTACTGGTTACACCTGGCAATTGGAGCTTCTGAATCGGCCTCCTCGACAGCAATGTCGATCCTTCGAAGCTTCCTGGATTCAGAGCTGGAGCCATCTCGATCGAGCACTAATTCCTCTTTTGTAAACGCGACGAGATCAGGGCTCAAGAGCGGCGGATCCAAGCAAGCTCCAGCATGGTACTTATTTACCACGTCATTGTCGGCGACAAGGTTAAATGGCTGAAAATGAGGCAAGGGCCAACTAGATCCATTTTTTACAATCTCAGGGACATAAATGGTGCCCTTGGTAAATCAAGGACTAAATCAATGAATTTTATCAATCTAGACTACTTTGAAATTTAACTCTTATTTCACTTGATCCTATGTGaatgtataattatttattattctaacGATTAGCTatgttgttaaaaaataaataatatcatatataaataaaatttaatttttgatgcagtataaaatattttataaggtCATGCAATCACATCTGTGGCGTTACGTAATTAAATACATgtataaaactactttacactaatagtatatcaaaattaaactcatataaatatatataaatactaaataCATAGTGATTAGTTAGTATACATCATTCTtgcactttttaattttaaaatgatcattgataaaatatattttataaaaattatataatttaattcttTACATAAGTATGGTTAATCCAAAAATTACTGGGAGCAGATTTCACAATGTCAATTTGCAGTgacaaattgtatttttttaaaaattgagaattaaaaaaagagaaagtataaggagccaatggcctaagcgtacaatgtgtacaatggaggtttagaaagtattagagatatgatcattagtgttacattgtcctgctaggttacgcttttgggatgagtggtttcatgacatggtattaaagtTCTAAATCTGGAAAGTCAAGAGTTCAAACcttggtgaactccaaaatcaGCTTTTTATAACATGAAATGTTTATTTTCCCTAgtatccggatggttatt
The sequence above is drawn from the Arachis hypogaea cultivar Tifrunner chromosome 4, arahy.Tifrunner.gnm2.J5K5, whole genome shotgun sequence genome and encodes:
- the LOC112796635 gene encoding transcription factor Pur-alpha 1 isoform X2 yields the protein MEASSGGGGGGAAAAGGGVGGGGGNDVELMCKTLQVEHKLFYFDLKENPRGRYLKISEKTSATRSTIIVPSSGISWFLDLFNYYVNSEDHELYSKELQLDTKIFYFDIGENRRGRFLKVSEASVSRNRSTIIVPAGSSRDEGWAAFRNILADINEGSRLFILPNQQSSESSERIVGLSDDVGAGFIAGHSNQPPTTSELDRSVDLPAQEEIGNVGVSKVIRADQKRFFFDLGSNNRGHFLRISEVAGSDRSSIILPLSGLKQFHEIVGHFVEITKDRIEGMSIASVRTVDPPQR
- the LOC112796635 gene encoding transcription factor Pur-alpha 1 isoform X1; translation: MEASSGGGGGGAAAAGGGVGGGGGNDVELMCKTLQVEHKLFYFDLKENPRGRYLKISEKTSATRSTIIVPSSGISWFLDLFNYYVNSEDHELYSKELQLDTKVTTLSISFFVIYLIIVLIVCYYLIARYFVFQIFYFDIGENRRGRFLKVSEASVSRNRSTIIVPAGSSRDEGWAAFRNILADINEGSRLFILPNQQSSESSERIVGLSDDVGAGFIAGHSNQPPTTSELDRSVDLPAQEEIGNVGVSKVIRADQKRFFFDLGSNNRGHFLRISEVAGSDRSSIILPLSGLKQFHEIVGHFVEITKDRIEGMSIASVRTVDPPQR